The Georgenia sp. TF02-10 genome window below encodes:
- a CDS encoding ABC transporter substrate-binding protein, whose amino-acid sequence MKKYLSCAAFIAAATLALTACSDPTAGSGGSSGGDEATEWPEQTADLSGTTLTIWAAQNSNTVPEAVTAAFEDETGAQVDIVTIPDPYEQGIQTKVATGDKPDLAFWQPTTSMLTALNAPANLQPLDDAPWLDSYSPELRDITGILDGTRYATLITSPAVQGVYYNKEVFAEHGITETPKNWDEFVELGRRLKAEGQTPFYDFTTPTGWGTQWWVQVQLADAAADGLWDRVNAAEEKFTDPTILGAIETYKSLIDEGLFNPDIKTATFEDQADALLAGQAAMTVQVNSFFGQLQAKADTAELDEKIGFFPISPSGNVGTMIPDQANALVAFKTGDAQREAAARQLLSFWLGDGYADFVADQNTVSLQPDVPTPDGVPQALQDVHASIADSVGSMQALAVANPDLYIYLADMIQGTTTPEQVAQQSQEQFAQLARAQGVEGF is encoded by the coding sequence ATGAAGAAGTATCTGAGCTGTGCAGCCTTCATCGCCGCCGCAACACTGGCGTTGACCGCCTGCAGCGACCCGACCGCGGGCAGCGGCGGGAGCTCGGGCGGCGACGAGGCCACCGAATGGCCTGAGCAGACTGCGGACCTGTCCGGGACGACGCTGACGATCTGGGCGGCGCAGAACTCCAACACCGTCCCGGAGGCCGTCACCGCGGCGTTCGAGGACGAAACCGGGGCCCAGGTCGACATCGTCACGATCCCCGACCCCTACGAGCAGGGCATCCAGACCAAGGTCGCCACCGGCGACAAGCCGGACCTCGCCTTCTGGCAGCCGACGACCTCGATGCTCACGGCGCTCAACGCCCCGGCGAACCTGCAGCCGCTCGACGACGCCCCGTGGCTGGACAGCTACAGCCCTGAGCTGCGCGACATCACTGGCATCCTCGACGGCACCAGGTACGCGACATTGATCACGAGCCCTGCCGTGCAGGGGGTCTACTACAACAAGGAGGTCTTCGCCGAGCACGGCATCACGGAGACCCCGAAGAACTGGGACGAGTTCGTCGAGCTCGGCCGACGGCTGAAGGCCGAAGGCCAGACGCCGTTCTATGACTTCACCACGCCGACCGGGTGGGGAACGCAGTGGTGGGTCCAGGTCCAGCTCGCCGACGCCGCCGCCGACGGCCTGTGGGACCGGGTGAACGCCGCTGAGGAGAAGTTCACCGACCCCACGATCCTCGGCGCGATCGAGACGTACAAGTCGCTCATCGACGAGGGCCTGTTCAACCCCGACATCAAGACCGCCACCTTCGAGGACCAGGCTGATGCGCTCCTGGCGGGTCAGGCAGCCATGACAGTCCAGGTCAACTCCTTCTTTGGTCAGCTGCAGGCCAAGGCCGACACGGCTGAGCTGGACGAGAAGATCGGGTTCTTCCCGATCTCGCCCAGCGGTAACGTCGGAACGATGATCCCCGACCAGGCGAACGCCCTGGTCGCGTTCAAGACCGGTGACGCACAGCGGGAGGCCGCCGCCCGTCAGCTCCTGTCGTTCTGGCTCGGCGACGGGTACGCCGACTTCGTCGCCGACCAGAACACCGTCTCCCTGCAGCCCGACGTGCCAACACCTGACGGCGTGCCGCAGGCGCTCCAGGACGTGCACGCCTCGATCGCCGACAGCGTCGGGTCCATGCAGGCCCTCGCGGTGGCGAACCCCGACCTGTACATCTACCTGGCCGACATGATCCAGGGCACGACCACACCCGAGCAGGTCGCCCAGCAGAGCCAGGAGCAGTTCGCCCAGCTCGCCCGCGCCCAGGGCGTCGAGGGCTTCTGA
- a CDS encoding glycoside hydrolase family 36 protein produces MPGRTDDGRELISWGEGDLRLAIRRQPDGPVTAQLVSARTPGDGAPVQPLVEILAVGHGHCSANLRNTATAVGARLRYVSHQLVHEAGWDSLHVVQHDEVSGLEVQSFLRGRSTGASVQAWTSVRNLGAAPVHLQAVSSLMIADPCGPGVLKGVESVEGVNEWLGEWRWSARPVRGHAALPALGLAAHQHQDSRGAHALVSQGTWSSGQHPPTGVLRALDGGSLAWQVEHPGPWRTEMGVRLDGEEREVLVLGLLGPTDADHGWLRTLEQGQKFVSVPVSVAWTDGDWQAAVAEMTRHRRTVRRPARAAGSVVFNDYMNTLMGDPTTDKLLPLIDAAAKVGADYFCIDAGWYDDGADWWDSVGEWRLSDVRFPDGGLDRVLQAIRAAGMVPGLWLEPEVIGVRSPLAAELPQEAFLQRRGTRVVEHGRYLLDLRNEFARKHLDDVVDRLVDEHGVGYFKLDYNVTPGSGTDRDADSAGDGLLRHTRAYLSWLDAVLERHPDLVIENCASGAMRADYGLLSRLEIQSTSDQQQPLRYPPIAAGALMAVLPEQAGNWAYPQPSMSQEEIAFTMVTGLSGRLYLSGRIDAMDEHQLTVVAEGVRAARMWDDAARDSVPVWPLGLPSWDSSWLAVGRAGEDETVLAVWWRGGAEREVCLPIPHGTVETVFPATTTTSGLETIPDGDRLRLRATSDEPAARLLRIRHQGVR; encoded by the coding sequence ATGCCGGGTCGGACCGACGACGGTCGTGAGCTGATCAGCTGGGGCGAGGGAGACCTGCGCCTGGCGATACGGCGCCAGCCCGACGGCCCGGTGACCGCGCAGCTGGTCTCCGCCCGCACACCGGGGGACGGCGCGCCGGTGCAGCCGTTGGTGGAGATCCTCGCCGTCGGTCACGGACATTGCTCCGCGAACCTCCGCAACACCGCCACGGCCGTCGGTGCCCGTTTGCGCTACGTCAGCCACCAGCTCGTCCACGAGGCCGGCTGGGACTCGCTGCACGTGGTGCAGCACGACGAGGTCAGCGGCCTGGAGGTGCAATCCTTCCTGCGCGGCCGCTCGACCGGTGCGTCCGTGCAGGCCTGGACGAGCGTTCGCAACCTCGGGGCGGCGCCCGTCCACCTGCAGGCCGTGTCCTCGCTGATGATTGCCGACCCTTGCGGTCCCGGTGTGCTGAAGGGCGTGGAGTCGGTGGAGGGCGTCAACGAGTGGCTGGGGGAGTGGCGCTGGTCGGCCCGGCCGGTACGCGGCCATGCGGCCCTGCCTGCGTTGGGTCTGGCGGCGCACCAGCACCAGGACTCCCGGGGCGCCCACGCGCTCGTCAGTCAGGGCACATGGTCGTCCGGCCAGCACCCGCCGACAGGCGTGCTGCGTGCGCTCGACGGCGGCAGTCTCGCCTGGCAGGTCGAGCACCCCGGTCCGTGGCGCACCGAGATGGGCGTGCGCCTCGACGGCGAGGAGCGGGAAGTCCTCGTCCTCGGCCTGCTCGGGCCGACCGACGCCGACCACGGGTGGCTGCGCACGCTCGAGCAGGGCCAGAAGTTCGTTTCGGTACCGGTGTCGGTCGCCTGGACGGACGGCGACTGGCAGGCCGCCGTCGCCGAGATGACCCGACACCGGCGAACGGTGCGCCGACCGGCGCGTGCCGCAGGTTCTGTGGTCTTCAACGACTACATGAACACCCTCATGGGCGACCCGACGACCGACAAGCTCCTGCCGTTGATCGACGCGGCCGCGAAGGTTGGGGCGGACTACTTCTGCATCGATGCAGGCTGGTACGACGACGGTGCCGACTGGTGGGACTCGGTGGGCGAGTGGCGCCTGTCCGACGTTCGCTTTCCCGACGGCGGGCTGGACAGGGTGCTGCAGGCGATCCGCGCAGCCGGGATGGTCCCGGGCCTGTGGCTCGAGCCAGAGGTCATCGGCGTGCGCAGCCCCCTGGCCGCGGAGCTTCCCCAGGAGGCGTTCCTGCAGCGGCGGGGTACCCGGGTCGTCGAGCACGGCAGGTACCTGCTGGACCTGCGCAACGAGTTCGCCCGCAAGCACCTGGACGACGTCGTGGACCGTCTGGTGGACGAGCACGGTGTGGGCTACTTCAAGCTCGACTACAACGTCACGCCTGGATCGGGCACCGACCGGGACGCCGACAGCGCCGGTGACGGCCTGCTGCGCCACACTCGCGCCTACCTGAGCTGGCTCGACGCGGTGCTCGAGCGGCACCCGGACCTCGTGATCGAGAACTGTGCCTCGGGGGCGATGCGCGCCGACTACGGGCTGCTGTCGCGCCTGGAGATCCAGTCGACGAGCGACCAGCAGCAGCCGCTCCGCTACCCGCCGATCGCTGCCGGGGCGTTGATGGCGGTGCTGCCCGAGCAGGCCGGCAACTGGGCCTACCCGCAACCGTCGATGTCACAGGAGGAGATCGCCTTCACGATGGTCACCGGCCTGTCGGGACGGCTGTACCTGTCGGGGCGGATCGACGCGATGGACGAGCACCAGCTGACCGTTGTCGCTGAGGGCGTACGGGCGGCACGGATGTGGGACGACGCGGCAAGGGATTCGGTGCCGGTATGGCCGCTTGGCCTGCCCTCCTGGGACTCCTCCTGGCTCGCCGTCGGGCGCGCCGGCGAGGACGAGACCGTGCTGGCTGTCTGGTGGCGCGGAGGCGCCGAGCGGGAGGTCTGCCTCCCGATCCCCCACGGCACGGTCGAGACCGTCTTTCCGGCGACCACAACTACTTCCGGGCTCGAGACGATCCCGGACGGCGACCGCTTGAGGCTGCGCGCGACGAGCGACGAGCCTGCTGCACGACTGCTGCGGATACGCCACCAGGGCGTCCGGTAA
- a CDS encoding LacI family DNA-binding transcriptional regulator, giving the protein MNSGPRMKPPVIADVARVAGVSVPTVSRVLNGTVRVSAERRARVMSAIKELDFRPNGAARSLANQAGSIIAVFAGNTTRYGYASTIQGIEEAARQAGYMVVISVVETADSLTVERAIDYALGQPLAGAIILEFDPPGAAALAQMPSWLPSVAAASGGSSDEAISHAYMDDRFASAQATRYLLDLGHKTVHHVAIPSVGVESARMVGWRDTLREAGIEPPPVIHAGWDPLAGYEAGVRLARDVATTAVLAGNDELAIGVMKGLVDSGRRIPQDVSVVGFDDHPLSQLWVPPLTTVRQDFVGLGHHVFGLLVGRLETGEPRPSVRMVPDLVLRQSTGRPAAG; this is encoded by the coding sequence GTGAACTCAGGGCCGCGGATGAAGCCGCCAGTCATCGCCGACGTCGCCAGAGTGGCGGGCGTCTCGGTCCCGACGGTCTCGCGCGTGCTGAACGGGACCGTCCGGGTGAGCGCGGAGCGGCGCGCACGGGTGATGTCCGCCATCAAGGAGCTGGACTTCCGACCCAACGGGGCGGCCCGGTCGTTGGCCAACCAGGCCGGATCGATAATCGCCGTGTTCGCCGGAAACACCACCCGGTACGGGTACGCCTCGACCATCCAGGGCATCGAGGAGGCGGCGCGCCAGGCAGGCTACATGGTCGTCATCTCGGTTGTGGAGACCGCCGACAGTCTGACCGTCGAGCGAGCCATCGATTACGCGCTCGGTCAGCCGCTGGCCGGGGCGATCATCCTGGAGTTCGACCCGCCGGGGGCCGCGGCCCTGGCTCAGATGCCGTCGTGGCTGCCCTCGGTCGCGGCAGCCTCCGGAGGCTCGTCCGACGAGGCCATCTCGCACGCGTACATGGACGATCGGTTCGCCTCTGCGCAAGCCACCCGGTATCTGCTGGACCTGGGGCACAAGACGGTCCATCACGTGGCGATCCCGTCGGTGGGCGTGGAGAGCGCCCGGATGGTCGGGTGGCGCGACACGCTGCGCGAGGCAGGGATCGAACCGCCGCCGGTCATCCACGCCGGGTGGGACCCGCTGGCCGGGTACGAGGCCGGGGTGCGGCTAGCGCGCGACGTGGCGACCACCGCGGTCCTGGCGGGGAACGACGAGCTCGCCATCGGTGTCATGAAGGGCCTGGTGGACTCCGGGCGGCGGATCCCGCAGGACGTGAGCGTCGTCGGTTTCGACGACCACCCACTGAGCCAGTTGTGGGTGCCCCCGCTGACGACGGTGCGCCAGGACTTCGTCGGTCTCGGTCACCACGTGTTCGGCCTGCTGGTCGGGCGCTTGGAAACCGGTGAGCCGCGCCCGTCTGTGCGCATGGTCCCCGACCTGGTCCTGCGGCAGTCGACCGGCCGCCCCGCCGCCGGCTGA
- a CDS encoding FAD-dependent monooxygenase, translated as MLWDHATLAWTPACGHIVDDRVATVLDAGTLVLRAFFGALPTPAGDVVWFVNVPRPQISRRASARRPGAGVAADAGGPGRRRSRSVPRITTGRLELAGDNTFDLPHVPVWHRQRLGLVGDAIHAPAPSSGQGASLALEDAVVLASCLHAAPTREAGFAAFEQHRRARVERVVAEGARHSSSKTAGPVRRVVHDAILRSVFRRMATRQSQAGSTDHVTLPRLPERDGPATPATSVGPPPRRAGGTGAA; from the coding sequence GTGCTCTGGGACCACGCCACCTTGGCGTGGACCCCCGCATGCGGCCACATCGTCGACGATCGGGTCGCCACGGTCCTTGACGCCGGCACGCTCGTCCTGCGCGCATTCTTTGGCGCGCTACCCACGCCCGCCGGCGACGTCGTCTGGTTCGTCAACGTCCCGCGCCCGCAGATCTCCCGCCGCGCCAGCGCGCGGAGACCCGGTGCAGGCGTGGCAGCAGATGCTGGCGGACCTGGCCGCCGCCGATCCCGGTCCGTTCCGCGGATCACCACCGGCCGGCTCGAGCTCGCCGGCGACAACACCTTCGACCTCCCCCACGTGCCGGTGTGGCACCGGCAGCGGCTCGGACTGGTCGGGGACGCGATCCACGCCCCGGCACCGAGCTCAGGCCAGGGGGCGTCGTTGGCCCTGGAGGACGCCGTCGTCCTCGCCTCGTGCTTACACGCGGCGCCGACGCGGGAGGCCGGCTTCGCGGCGTTCGAGCAGCACCGACGCGCGCGGGTCGAGCGGGTCGTGGCCGAGGGGGCGCGGCACAGCAGCTCGAAGACCGCCGGGCCGGTGCGCCGGGTCGTCCACGACGCCATCCTGCGCAGCGTCTTCCGCCGCATGGCCACCCGGCAGTCGCAGGCCGGGAGCACCGACCACGTCACGCTCCCGCGCCTCCCGGAACGGGACGGCCCCGCTACCCCGGCGACCTCGGTCGGACCGCCGCCCCGTCGAGCAGGTGGGACAGGAGCAGCTTGA